One window of Triticum dicoccoides isolate Atlit2015 ecotype Zavitan chromosome 5A, WEW_v2.0, whole genome shotgun sequence genomic DNA carries:
- the LOC119301637 gene encoding probable indole-3-pyruvate monooxygenase YUCCA11, whose translation MAHAAEGEKPREEEQEHEEEVIIVGAGPSGLAAAACLSLRGVRNLVLERDDCVGSLWRHRTYDRIRLHLAKQHSALPHAPHGPAAPTYLPRDDFVRYLDDYAARFGVRVRLRREVREARFDEARGAWLVEAVDHATGLVERYAARHLVAAAGENDEKVLPEVPGLDGFPGKVMHACEYRTGKGMEGKAVLVVGSGNSGMEIAYDLAEAGAATSIIVRSELHLVTKEIWNVAMTLYRYLPLWLIDRIVLFMCSVVFGDTSRYGLRRPAIGPFSMKIHTPAYPVVDVGTYAKIKTGEIQVLPAMKAVHGNVVEFADGKRHPFDAIVFATGYRSTTKKWLKSDDGLIGEDGMARRSFPEHWKGENGLYCAGMVRRGLYGSCEDAESIAEDISKKKKKPHQA comes from the exons ATGGCGCACGCGGCGGAGGGGGAGAAACCacgggaggaggagcaggagcacgAGGAGGAGGTGATCATCGTCGGGGCGGGCCCGTCGGGGCTGGCGGCCGCCGCGTGCCTGTCCCTGCGCGGGGTGCGGAACCTCGTCCTGGAGCGCGACGACTGCGTGGGGTCGCTGTGGCGGCACCGCACCTACGACCGCATCCGCCTCCACCTCGCCAAGCAGCACTCGGCGCTGCCGCACGCGCCGCACGGCCCCGCGGCGCCGACCTACCTCCCGCGCGACGACTTCGTGCGCTACCTCGACGACTACGCCGCCCGCTTCGGCGTCCGCGTGCGGCTCCGCCGCGAGGTCCGCGAGGCCCGCTTCGACGAGGCGCGGGGCGCGTGGCTCGTCGAGGCCGTCGACCACGCCACGGGGCTGGTGGAGCGCTACGCCGCGAGGCACCTGGTGGCCGCCGCCGGGGAGAACGACGAGAAGGTGCTGCCGGAGGTGCCGGGGCTGGACGGCTTCCCCGGGAAGGTGATGCACGCCTGCGAGTACCGGACGGGCAAGGGGATGGAGGGGAAGGCGGTGCTCGTCGTCGGGTCCGGCAACTCCGGCATGGAGATCGCCTACGACCTCGCCGAGGCCGGCGCCGCCACCTCCATCATCGTCCGCAGCGAG CTTCACCTTGTGACCAAGGAGATCTGGAACGTGGCGATGACGCTATACAGGTACCTGCCGCTGTGGCTGATCGACCGGATCGTGCTCTTCATGTGCAGCGTCGTGTTCGGGGACACCTCCCGCTACGGCCTCCGCCGGCCCGCCATTGGGCCCTTCTCCATGAAGATCCACACCCCAGCCTACCCTGTCGTCGACGTCGGCACCTACGCCAAGATCAAGACCGGCGAGATCCAG GTCCTGCCGGCGATGAAGGCTGTGCACGGGAACGTCGTGGAGTTCGCCGACGGCAAGCGGCACCCGTTCGATGCCATCGTCTTCGCCACCGGCTACCGGAGCACAACCAAGAAGTGGCTCAAG AGTGACGATGGGCTGATCGGCGAGGACGGGATGGCGCGGCGGAGCTTCCCGGAGCACTGGAAGGGGGAGAACGGCCTCTACTGCGCGGGGATGGTGAGGAGGGGCCTCTACGGGAGCTGCGAGGACGCCGAGTCCATAGCCGAGGACatcagcaagaagaagaagaagccacacCAAGCCTGA